The following coding sequences are from one Triticum aestivum cultivar Chinese Spring chromosome 5A, IWGSC CS RefSeq v2.1, whole genome shotgun sequence window:
- the LOC123107709 gene encoding zinc finger MYM-type protein 1-like, producing the protein MRKKKTPPISNFFKPIASNSAVENANATVEVDVIEQPTDNSVPNLSSVDMPPPKQNIEASVEVEVLEQQRIGSTPFERDPGKHKQIWELPLDKQNEARQFYISEGRYMPYMREYPYNDDPPKHRRRFQYSWFKDFEWLEFSPYTKRAYCFHCFLFSRKPIGKCGSETFTVLGFDRWKKVNNGKECAFLTHMGKDAGSAHNFSVRCYDNFKNSMTHIDKVYGKATAKTILDARLRLKVTIDSIRWLTFQACAFRGHDESPGSINRGNFLELVKLLASYNKEVKDVVLENAPGNAKYTSHQVQEEILAILSRKVQRTIREEIGDSKFCIMVDEARDESKKEQMALVLRFPDTEGFIQERFVDVIHVNDTLALTLKETICTVLAYNNLNVEDIRGQAYDGASKCEGSGTD; encoded by the exons atgaggaagaagaagacaccacCGATAAGTAATTTTTTCAAGCCAATTGCTTCAAACTCTGCAGTTGAAAATGCAAATGCAACCGTGGAGGTCGATGTCATAGAGCAACCCACTGATAACAGTGTCCCCAATCTCAGTTCAGTTGATATGCCACCCCCCAAGCAAAATATTGAGGCATCTGTAGAAGTAGAAGTTCTAGAACAACAAAGAATCGGAAGCACACCATTCGAGCGAGACCCTGGAAAGCACAAACAGATTTGGGAACTCCCTCTTGATAAGCAAAATGAAGCACGCCAATTCTATATTTCTGAAGGCCGATACATGCCATACATGAGAGAGTATCCATATAATGATGATCCACCAAAACATCGTCGGCGTTTCCAGTACAgttggttcaaggattttgaatGGCTTGAGTTTTCACCTTACACAAAGCGTGCATATTGCTTCCATTGTTTCCTCTTCTCAAGAAAGCCGATTGGGAAGTGCGGCTCAGAAACATTTACTGTTTTGGGCTTTGATAGGTGGAAGAAGGTGAATAATGGGAAAGAGTGTGCTTTTTTAACTCATATGGGTAAAGATGCTGGTTCAGCCCATAACTTCTCAGTTCGTTGTTATGATAATTTCAAAAACAGCATGACTCATATTGATAAGGTGTATGGGAAAGCAACCGCAAAAACGATTTTAGATGCAAGGCTAAGGCTCAAAGTTACAATTGATTCCATCCG GTGGTTAACATTCCAGGCTTGTGCTTTTAGAGGGCATGATGAATCTCCGGGATCCATTAACCGGGGTAATTTCCTAGAACTGGTAAAACTTTTGGCTTCTTATAACAAGGAGGTGAAAGATGTTGTCTTGGAAAATGCTCCTGGAAACGCAAAGTACACATCTCATCAGGTTCAAGAGGAAATTCTTGCTATACTTTCTCGAAAGGTGCAAAGAACAATTAGAGAAGAAATTGGTGATAGCAAATTTTGTATAATGGTTGACGAAGCTCGCGATGAATCCAAGAAAGAGCAAATGGCGTTGGTCCTCCGGTTTCCTGACACTGAAGGGTTCATACAGGAGCGTTTTGTTGATGTCATTCATGTGAATGACACTCTTGCATTGACTCTCAAGGAGACAATTTGCACTGTTCTAGCATATAACAATTTAAATGTGGAAGATATCAGAGGTCAGGCCTATGACGGGGCCAGTAAATGCGAGGGGAGTGGAACGGATTGA